A part of Sulfurimonas sp. HSL-1716 genomic DNA contains:
- a CDS encoding SDR family oxidoreductase → MKVLLTGANGYIGRRLKQHLLKNREVQLRIFVRNKKSLSPEVLAVHEIIEGDTFDKEALRNALEGVDTAYYLIHSLNKPNYKELDKLSAQNFIDTATACGVKRVVYLGGLGVKNSDTSEHLLSRLETGEILSSSKTTQTLWIRAGVIIGSGSASFEIIRHLVEKLPVLITPKWVDTLAQPIAVDDVIDYLASSLYLKYDKNLIVDIGSEKMPYREMMLQTAKALGLKRYLLPVPFMSINLSSYWLNLFTPVPFKVAKALIEGLRSEVVIQNDNAQKYYPHIKPMAYVQAVQKAVDEIEQQQVISRWSDADGTMWDKAHAKQINDAVFVDRQEASIDGYDKEKVFKTITSLGGGHGWYDYDFLWEIRGVIDKILGGAGLNRGRRDICDLRLGECVDFWRVEDIEPNQRLLLFAQMKLPGQAWLEFKIIDNRLIQSAYFYPRGIWGRIYWYAMKPMHFFIFKNMIKGILNESAQRE, encoded by the coding sequence ATGAAGGTACTACTCACGGGTGCAAACGGATACATAGGCAGGCGGTTAAAACAACATCTTTTAAAAAACCGAGAAGTCCAGCTAAGAATCTTTGTGCGGAATAAAAAAAGTCTTTCTCCTGAAGTGCTTGCAGTGCATGAGATCATAGAGGGTGACACATTCGATAAAGAAGCGCTAAGAAATGCACTAGAAGGTGTAGACACGGCTTATTATCTTATCCATTCGCTCAACAAACCAAACTACAAAGAACTCGACAAACTTTCAGCCCAAAACTTCATAGACACAGCGACGGCATGCGGAGTAAAAAGAGTGGTATATCTTGGCGGTCTTGGTGTAAAAAACAGCGATACGAGCGAACATCTTTTGAGCAGGCTCGAAACAGGAGAGATACTAAGCTCTTCAAAAACGACACAGACTCTCTGGATCAGAGCGGGCGTGATCATCGGTTCGGGAAGTGCAAGCTTTGAGATCATCCGTCATCTTGTAGAAAAACTCCCGGTACTCATAACTCCCAAGTGGGTCGATACTCTCGCACAGCCCATTGCAGTCGATGATGTTATCGACTATCTTGCTTCATCTTTGTATCTTAAATACGACAAAAACCTCATTGTTGATATCGGCTCCGAAAAGATGCCCTATAGGGAAATGATGCTTCAAACCGCAAAGGCTCTGGGTCTGAAAAGGTACCTTCTTCCTGTACCCTTTATGAGCATCAATCTTTCATCTTATTGGCTCAATCTTTTCACTCCCGTTCCGTTTAAGGTCGCAAAAGCACTTATAGAAGGGTTGAGATCGGAAGTCGTGATACAAAATGACAATGCGCAAAAATATTATCCGCATATCAAGCCGATGGCCTATGTTCAAGCCGTGCAAAAAGCTGTGGATGAGATAGAACAACAACAGGTCATCAGCAGATGGAGCGACGCAGACGGAACCATGTGGGATAAAGCACATGCAAAGCAGATAAACGATGCAGTTTTTGTGGACAGGCAGGAGGCAAGCATAGACGGTTACGATAAAGAAAAAGTTTTTAAAACCATCACTTCCCTCGGCGGAGGGCACGGATGGTATGACTACGACTTTTTGTGGGAGATACGAGGTGTTATCGATAAGATTCTCGGCGGCGCAGGACTCAACAGGGGAAGAAGAGATATCTGCGATCTGAGATTGGGCGAGTGTGTGGATTTTTGGAGGGTGGAAGATATAGAACCAAACCAAAGACTTCTGCTGTTCGCGCAGATGAAACTCCCCGGACAAGCTTGGTTGGAGTTTAAGATAATCGACAACAGGCTCATCCAGTCCGCATATTTCTACCCTAGAGGAATATGGGGCAGAATCTACTGGTATGCCATGAAGCCTATGCACTTCTTTATTTTTAAAAACATGATAAAGGGGATATTAAACGAGAGCGCTCAAAGAGAGTAG
- a CDS encoding CHASE2 domain-containing protein, translated as MKKSTLLLGFLFTVVIYAAVFYSGVIEYYDLKIYDYTYKAAELYDKETQAPVVIIDVDEKSLAALGQWPWSRVILANLVKTIASQKPASIGFDIIFPEHDKTSPKEMLSFYDKYFSTKIKIDGLPDALMDNDKLFAQILKETKTVLPVYLSNKIHPNGRCFIPQNNILPSSSSQKYIEASYMLCNIRELQKEAFSIGFINSQRDADGIFRRTSLFIKYHDRVIPSLGLATLSSVDRLSVADDKISVLGQSFHMGKNAEVLLDFHNTKDYRVLSAVDVLSGHTDLTKLKGKFVLIGTSAVGLHDRYMISASRTIPGVFVHAALIDNIMNDTLKYQPELLKKVSFFVSMLLSFLLVYLLIERDYLKLFILFSSAIVIEYFLGVYYLDRNVYISSGYFLIPFGIYFFIVNVIVIIIDYKDRQKFIQDLVKAHSATLDNMALVAETRDTDTGAHILRTKNYIALLVDHMHTNKMCKDKLTKNFRDLMFRAAPLHDIGKVGIPDKILQKPGKLTEEEFEIMKTHTTLGKNILEHAIEGNEENEFLKIAYNIAYYHHEKWDGSGYPVGLKKEEIPLEARLMAVSDVYDALISKRCYKEGFSYEEAEKIIIEGKGTHFDPVLIDIFIEIKEKFKEIAERITE; from the coding sequence ATGAAAAAGTCGACGCTTCTTTTGGGGTTTCTCTTTACCGTTGTCATATATGCGGCGGTATTTTACAGCGGTGTCATAGAGTACTACGATCTTAAGATCTATGACTACACATACAAAGCAGCCGAATTATATGACAAAGAAACGCAGGCGCCCGTTGTCATCATCGATGTCGATGAGAAAAGTCTGGCTGCATTGGGACAGTGGCCGTGGTCGCGGGTGATACTGGCAAATCTCGTAAAGACGATCGCCTCTCAAAAGCCTGCCAGCATAGGTTTTGACATCATCTTCCCAGAACATGACAAAACCTCCCCAAAAGAGATGCTCTCCTTTTATGACAAGTACTTTTCGACAAAGATCAAAATAGACGGACTCCCAGATGCGCTTATGGATAACGACAAGCTCTTTGCCCAGATACTAAAAGAGACGAAAACCGTCCTGCCGGTCTATCTGAGCAACAAGATACACCCTAACGGCCGCTGTTTCATCCCCCAAAACAACATCCTTCCCTCTTCTTCTTCGCAGAAATATATCGAAGCGAGCTATATGCTGTGCAATATCCGAGAACTTCAAAAAGAGGCTTTTAGCATAGGTTTCATAAACTCACAAAGAGATGCCGACGGCATCTTCAGAAGAACATCGCTCTTCATAAAGTACCACGACAGGGTCATTCCTTCTTTGGGACTCGCGACCCTTTCAAGCGTGGACAGATTGAGTGTCGCCGATGACAAGATATCGGTCCTAGGGCAGAGTTTTCATATGGGGAAAAACGCCGAGGTGCTGCTTGATTTTCACAATACGAAAGATTACCGCGTCCTCTCGGCCGTGGACGTTCTCAGCGGTCATACCGACCTGACAAAACTAAAAGGAAAGTTTGTCCTCATAGGCACATCGGCGGTAGGTCTGCATGACAGGTACATGATCTCCGCTTCACGTACGATCCCAGGCGTGTTCGTCCATGCGGCTCTGATAGACAATATCATGAACGACACTCTGAAATACCAGCCCGAACTCCTTAAAAAGGTCAGTTTCTTTGTTTCGATGTTGTTATCGTTTCTGCTGGTATATCTGCTGATAGAAAGGGATTACTTAAAACTTTTCATCCTCTTTTCATCGGCGATCGTGATCGAATATTTTCTCGGGGTCTACTATCTGGACCGCAACGTCTACATCTCGTCGGGATACTTTCTGATCCCTTTTGGCATCTACTTCTTTATCGTAAACGTCATCGTCATTATCATCGACTACAAAGACAGGCAGAAGTTTATACAAGATCTTGTCAAGGCGCATTCTGCGACTCTGGACAACATGGCGCTGGTCGCCGAGACAAGAGATACGGACACGGGTGCGCATATTTTACGGACGAAGAACTATATAGCGCTTCTGGTGGATCATATGCACACGAACAAGATGTGCAAAGACAAGCTGACAAAGAATTTCAGAGACCTTATGTTCAGGGCTGCGCCTTTGCATGATATAGGCAAAGTCGGGATCCCCGACAAGATACTGCAAAAACCGGGGAAGTTGACCGAAGAGGAGTTCGAGATCATGAAGACTCATACGACGCTGGGCAAAAACATCCTCGAACACGCCATAGAGGGCAACGAAGAGAACGAGTTTTTAAAGATAGCCTACAACATAGCCTACTACCACCATGAAAAATGGGACGGAAGCGGTTACCCCGTCGGTCTGAAAAAAGAGGAGATACCTCTTGAAGCACGCCTGATGGCTGTCTCTGACGTGTATGACGCACTTATAAGCAAACGATGCTACAAAGAGGGGTTTAGCTACGAAGAAGCCGAGAAGATCATCATCGAAGGCAAAGGAACGCATTTCGATCCCGTGCTCATAGATATCTTCATCGAGATAAAAGAGAAGTTCAAAGAGATAGCGGAACGTATAACGGAATAG
- a CDS encoding OmpA family protein, translated as MEPIVMIAWLGILIAGMMSNPTTTVVLADNGKAENAIVVKTKKGSVVLDKPGSYVSLSSQNSAPSSVKVMTKEQIQSRFKGAIASAPLKPISVLLYFKNDSNELTDESKAKLPQILKDIKDRMPCEVNIIGHTDTKGSAEHNVVLSLERANSVKEWIQSQSVDILKLHVESYGESNLLVPTGDNVSEEKNRRVELLIR; from the coding sequence ATGGAACCGATAGTAATGATCGCATGGCTGGGGATATTGATAGCCGGGATGATGAGCAATCCGACCACGACCGTAGTACTTGCAGATAACGGAAAAGCAGAGAACGCCATCGTCGTAAAGACAAAAAAGGGTTCGGTCGTTCTTGACAAGCCGGGCTCATACGTAAGCCTCTCATCGCAAAACAGCGCTCCGAGCAGCGTAAAAGTGATGACAAAAGAGCAGATACAAAGCAGATTTAAAGGCGCGATCGCAAGTGCGCCTTTAAAACCCATAAGCGTGCTGCTGTATTTTAAAAACGATTCAAACGAGTTGACGGACGAGTCCAAAGCGAAACTTCCGCAGATACTCAAAGACATTAAAGACAGGATGCCTTGTGAGGTAAATATTATCGGGCATACCGATACGAAGGGCTCCGCCGAACACAACGTAGTGTTGTCTTTAGAGAGAGCCAACAGCGTTAAAGAGTGGATCCAGTCACAAAGCGTAGATATCCTCAAACTGCATGTGGAATCTTACGGAGAGTCAAATCTGCTGGTACCGACCGGAGACAACGTCTCCGAAGAGAAAAACCGCAGGGTAGAACTGCTCATAAGATGA
- a CDS encoding FecR domain-containing protein, with amino-acid sequence MLRVSLLMLLFISCLFSADIAIVKKLDGEVFAKRKSEMVKLKIGDQLQVGDTLITRLHSSIGVIFHDGTIVSLGEKSVLSIDQYLFKPVEKDYKFDIDLHKGVASFESGKISELSPQSVKFKVPEGTIGIRGTKFYVEVR; translated from the coding sequence ATGCTACGAGTATCCTTGTTAATGCTTCTCTTCATCTCCTGCCTGTTCTCAGCGGATATCGCTATTGTCAAAAAGCTCGACGGTGAAGTCTTCGCTAAAAGAAAGAGTGAAATGGTCAAACTAAAGATCGGCGATCAGCTTCAAGTCGGCGATACCCTCATAACACGGCTTCACAGCAGCATAGGGGTCATATTTCATGACGGCACCATCGTGTCGCTGGGTGAAAAAAGCGTCCTTTCCATAGACCAGTATCTTTTCAAACCTGTCGAAAAAGATTACAAGTTTGATATAGACCTGCACAAAGGGGTCGCATCCTTTGAGTCGGGCAAGATCAGCGAACTTTCCCCTCAGTCCGTAAAATTCAAAGTCCCCGAAGGGACCATCGGGATACGCGGTACGAAGTTTTATGTGGAGGTCAGGTAA
- a CDS encoding Mut7-C RNAse domain-containing protein: MNFHISYNNPMKFIADCHLGKIAKYLRIFGFDTLYFQSIDDDDIIEIAQKEERFLLTSDKILYQRMKHHDALYLVHAGYEEQLKEIFHHYKLFDKTKPLSRCIKCNGELEKIEKLEVIEELKAKTRKYFDTFEKCKECGRVYWHGDHYKNMLKFTEEFIKSKILKKTKKMRV, from the coding sequence TTGAACTTTCATATAAGCTATAATAATCCCATGAAATTCATAGCCGACTGCCATTTGGGAAAGATCGCCAAGTATCTGCGGATATTCGGCTTTGACACACTTTACTTTCAGAGCATAGACGATGACGACATCATAGAGATCGCGCAAAAAGAGGAGCGTTTTCTTCTCACGAGCGACAAGATACTCTACCAGAGGATGAAACATCACGACGCTTTGTATCTTGTCCATGCAGGGTATGAGGAGCAGTTAAAAGAGATATTTCACCACTACAAGCTTTTTGACAAGACCAAGCCGCTCAGCAGATGCATCAAGTGTAATGGCGAGCTTGAAAAAATAGAGAAGCTGGAAGTCATCGAAGAGCTCAAAGCTAAGACCAGAAAGTATTTCGACACCTTTGAAAAGTGCAAAGAGTGCGGCAGGGTGTACTGGCACGGCGACCACTACAAGAACATGCTAAAGTTCACAGAAGAGTTCATTAAATCAAAAATCTTAAAAAAAACAAAGAAAATGAGAGTATAA
- a CDS encoding class I SAM-dependent methyltransferase produces the protein MIPFNYLGFVFKHFSSSLYPKKVVEELCMFIKPLCDEASVLDIGAGTGMMCEFAYRCNPKLRYVAVDPAKGMLKYTEEYVEVHTATAEALPFDDDSFDAVLMGESLHHLTDPDMAMKEVVRVLKKNGKLFIYDFDKGTFLGKSLWAMEKLLGEPAHFYEVHALKKMLEEHGFHVHVSQHKWRYSVSAAL, from the coding sequence ATGATCCCGTTTAACTATCTAGGATTTGTCTTTAAACACTTTAGCTCCTCTTTATACCCAAAGAAGGTGGTGGAAGAACTTTGCATGTTCATAAAACCGTTATGTGACGAAGCATCCGTTTTAGACATCGGAGCAGGGACAGGAATGATGTGCGAGTTCGCATACAGATGCAATCCCAAGCTGAGATATGTAGCAGTAGACCCGGCGAAGGGTATGCTCAAATATACCGAGGAGTATGTAGAAGTACATACGGCAACTGCAGAAGCGCTGCCTTTTGATGATGATAGTTTTGATGCCGTACTCATGGGAGAATCACTACACCATCTTACTGATCCGGATATGGCTATGAAAGAAGTTGTAAGGGTTCTCAAAAAAAACGGAAAACTCTTTATTTATGATTTTGATAAGGGAACGTTTTTGGGCAAGAGCCTCTGGGCTATGGAAAAACTTCTCGGTGAACCTGCTCATTTTTATGAGGTACATGCACTAAAAAAGATGCTTGAAGAGCATGGTTTTCATGTACATGTAAGTCAACATAAGTGGCGTTACAGTGTAAGTGCTGCTTTATAA
- a CDS encoding DarT ssDNA thymidine ADP-ribosyltransferase family protein translates to MPKNIKDGKLLYHLTALSNMDSILRDGLKARSNLSSDFKDVAEQDIIDFRNKHKISYLIPFHFFLGTPFAGRVQMNHPDEEFVYITIRRRIAANKENDFRIFPTHPKHMNPLVSYDYEEGIEKIDWELMNEREYSNPECKEVCMAECVANHEAILPGAFQSIIVKSETTKKYIQELYQSIYGNSPSFFINVQAQSFKGH, encoded by the coding sequence ATGCCCAAAAATATTAAAGATGGAAAGTTATTATATCATTTGACTGCTTTGTCGAATATGGATTCAATTTTAAGAGATGGTTTGAAAGCTAGATCAAATTTGAGTAGTGATTTTAAAGATGTTGCTGAACAAGACATAATAGATTTTAGAAATAAACATAAGATATCTTACCTGATTCCTTTCCATTTTTTCTTAGGTACACCATTTGCTGGAAGAGTTCAAATGAATCATCCAGACGAAGAATTTGTATATATTACCATTCGTAGAAGAATTGCAGCTAATAAAGAAAATGATTTCAGAATCTTCCCGACACATCCTAAACATATGAATCCTTTAGTAAGTTATGATTATGAAGAGGGAATTGAAAAAATTGATTGGGAATTAATGAACGAACGAGAGTATTCTAATCCAGAATGTAAAGAAGTTTGTATGGCAGAATGTGTAGCTAATCATGAAGCTATTTTACCAGGAGCGTTCCAGTCGATTATTGTCAAGTCTGAAACAACAAAAAAATACATACAAGAGTTATACCAAAGTATTTACGGTAATAGTCCTTCTTTCTTTATAAATGTACAAGCTCAGTCTTTTAAAGGACATTAA
- a CDS encoding macro domain-containing protein — MYTLTTGNILESEAECLVNTVNCEGFMGKGLAYQFKNKFPLTNESYMKACKSHELHPGKLHYFFENEKLIINFPTKDKWREKSKIEYIENGMKALVDLLKEKNIQSIAIPPLGSGNGGLNWKEVKKVIESYIFPLSKEKDIYVYEPALMYKADVKKAPKLTMSHMILMTIKKELDKFSKIRLQKAAFFINVLSRKDYFKFQAHHYGPYSYAIDILSRDIKEFQEFHKFQTEKALAVAHQTLTSEKMEKELSMFLPFIKKAAKLVNSYSSNEKLELIATVCFIILNNQNINEVEVIKKLHEWSEKKKNKFSQTDISNAINELLNLNIIRKDILGNYSINYSH; from the coding sequence ATGTATACATTAACAACTGGAAATATTTTAGAAAGTGAAGCTGAGTGTTTAGTCAATACTGTGAATTGTGAAGGATTCATGGGAAAAGGGCTTGCCTATCAGTTTAAAAATAAATTTCCTCTAACTAATGAATCTTATATGAAAGCTTGTAAAAGTCATGAATTACATCCTGGAAAATTACATTATTTTTTTGAAAATGAAAAATTAATTATTAATTTTCCTACAAAAGATAAATGGCGAGAAAAATCTAAGATAGAATATATTGAAAATGGTATGAAAGCCTTAGTAGACTTATTAAAAGAAAAAAATATTCAATCAATAGCGATCCCACCATTAGGAAGTGGAAATGGTGGATTGAACTGGAAAGAAGTCAAAAAAGTTATAGAAAGTTATATATTTCCTCTTTCAAAAGAAAAGGATATATATGTGTATGAACCTGCATTAATGTATAAGGCAGATGTAAAGAAAGCTCCAAAGTTAACAATGTCTCATATGATATTGATGACCATTAAAAAAGAATTAGATAAGTTCTCAAAAATAAGATTACAAAAAGCTGCTTTCTTTATTAATGTTTTAAGTAGAAAAGATTATTTTAAATTTCAAGCACATCACTATGGTCCATATTCATATGCAATAGATATATTGTCAAGAGACATTAAAGAGTTTCAAGAATTTCATAAATTTCAAACAGAAAAAGCATTAGCAGTAGCTCATCAAACTTTAACTAGTGAGAAAATGGAAAAAGAATTGTCAATGTTTTTACCTTTCATTAAAAAAGCTGCAAAACTAGTTAATTCATATTCATCCAATGAAAAATTAGAATTAATAGCCACAGTTTGTTTTATTATTTTAAATAATCAAAACATAAATGAAGTGGAAGTTATCAAAAAGCTCCATGAATGGTCTGAAAAGAAAAAAAATAAGTTTTCTCAAACTGATATTTCAAATGCTATTAATGAATTGTTGAATTTAAATATTATACGTAAAGATATTCTTGGAAATTATAGTATAAATTATAGTCATTAA
- a CDS encoding SMC family ATPase — protein MILSSLHLENFKKYTAFDIEFGEGLVGIIGKNGSGKSTIFEAILLALYGEMKSRGNKDLIRNADASAKDAVVVELVFEYEGATFRVVREFRGKTLTANAKLFKNEELITSGAKEVTSSIVKITKMSKDAFMHTLFASQKELTSLSTLKNEDRKRMIRKLLGLEKIDFVENSLIEKSRQLKREIEAFKEVFLGDDEIKQKLEQIKADEASKSALLKDEKSKSEELSHIRQREQHLKQELSLLTKTKEQKQKLFAEFERAQQAHDSEVMNHVKLTAELHQLEHKQAELKTLEPQKAQFTQLQEQIKQQEQLREFHLKKEGILKEQKALTDEWHKSKADIHVLEKECEMYEQFTFDAKNLEQELSIRQDNIEVKHTIERELLAEMAGEQKLIDRTNAKIANLKELGSESACPTCTRPLLEEYDNVIKSLVDIVNNTHKKKVDEYKKQLLAVQTQKADLEAQKKLKDKEFAELSGKIKIIESKLIDLKKAKEHFTQVEQKGVKNKEELKALEAYSYDEKLHNELKNSLSAIEPQYKHALSLETELKRLVLVKSDLENVNKKIAELALTCKNKDTEFKSIIYDEKQHEKTLEEHDAIIKTIDEKTAVINELKVQIARIEGEIKSIQNSLDNNDAQLKKVQGKKDDLTDFEKIKTSLAEFKTRLNSQVAPRISSIASEMYARITKGKYQHIEVSNDFDFFIYDEGKKYPIERFSGGEVDLANLVLRIAISKTLTELSGASSVEFLAFDEVFGSQDENRRMEILEAFHTIKEQYRQIFLISHEMEIKEMFERIVEL, from the coding sequence ATGATACTCTCTAGCCTCCACTTGGAAAACTTCAAAAAGTACACCGCTTTTGACATCGAGTTCGGCGAGGGGCTTGTGGGGATCATCGGCAAGAACGGAAGCGGAAAGTCCACCATCTTTGAAGCGATCCTTTTAGCCCTCTACGGCGAGATGAAAAGCCGAGGAAACAAAGATCTCATACGTAACGCCGACGCTTCTGCAAAAGACGCTGTCGTAGTGGAACTTGTGTTTGAGTATGAGGGTGCGACATTCAGGGTCGTTAGAGAGTTTCGAGGAAAGACACTCACCGCAAACGCCAAACTCTTTAAAAACGAAGAGCTCATAACAAGCGGAGCAAAAGAGGTGACCTCCTCCATCGTCAAGATAACCAAGATGAGCAAAGACGCCTTCATGCACACCCTCTTCGCTTCCCAAAAAGAGCTCACAAGCCTGAGCACTCTTAAAAATGAAGACAGAAAGAGGATGATACGTAAGCTCTTGGGGCTGGAGAAAATAGACTTCGTAGAAAACAGCCTCATAGAAAAGAGCCGTCAGCTCAAACGCGAGATAGAAGCGTTTAAAGAGGTATTCCTCGGCGATGATGAGATAAAACAGAAGCTCGAGCAGATAAAAGCCGATGAAGCGAGCAAGTCTGCTCTTTTAAAAGATGAGAAGAGCAAGAGCGAAGAACTCTCTCACATCAGACAAAGAGAACAGCATCTTAAACAAGAGCTCTCCCTCCTTACCAAGACAAAAGAGCAGAAACAAAAGCTCTTTGCAGAGTTTGAACGCGCCCAGCAGGCACACGACTCCGAGGTAATGAACCATGTCAAGCTCACGGCGGAACTGCATCAGCTCGAGCACAAACAAGCCGAACTAAAGACACTCGAACCTCAAAAAGCGCAGTTCACACAGCTGCAAGAGCAGATCAAACAGCAAGAACAGCTCAGAGAGTTCCACCTCAAAAAAGAGGGTATCCTCAAAGAGCAAAAAGCCCTCACGGACGAGTGGCACAAGTCAAAAGCCGACATCCATGTACTTGAAAAAGAGTGCGAGATGTATGAGCAGTTCACCTTCGATGCAAAAAACCTGGAGCAGGAGCTCTCCATACGTCAAGACAACATAGAGGTCAAGCACACCATAGAGCGCGAACTCCTTGCAGAGATGGCGGGCGAACAGAAGCTCATAGACAGAACAAACGCCAAGATAGCAAACCTCAAGGAGCTCGGAAGCGAGTCGGCTTGTCCTACATGTACAAGACCGCTTTTAGAGGAGTATGACAACGTCATCAAGTCGCTTGTAGACATCGTCAACAACACCCACAAAAAAAAGGTAGACGAGTACAAAAAACAGCTCTTAGCCGTACAGACCCAAAAAGCCGACCTCGAAGCACAAAAAAAGCTCAAAGACAAAGAGTTCGCAGAGCTGAGCGGCAAGATAAAGATCATAGAGAGCAAGCTCATAGACCTCAAAAAAGCAAAAGAGCACTTCACCCAAGTGGAGCAAAAAGGTGTAAAGAACAAAGAGGAACTAAAAGCACTCGAAGCCTACAGCTACGACGAGAAACTGCACAATGAACTCAAAAACAGCCTTAGCGCCATAGAGCCGCAGTACAAACACGCACTCAGCCTAGAGACGGAGCTAAAACGCCTCGTGCTTGTGAAGTCGGACTTGGAGAACGTCAACAAAAAGATAGCCGAGCTAGCCCTTACATGTAAGAACAAAGACACGGAGTTTAAAAGCATCATCTACGATGAAAAACAGCACGAAAAGACACTTGAAGAGCACGATGCCATCATAAAGACCATAGATGAGAAAACGGCGGTCATAAACGAGTTAAAGGTGCAGATAGCACGCATCGAAGGGGAGATAAAGAGCATCCAAAACTCTCTGGACAACAACGACGCACAGCTCAAAAAGGTGCAAGGCAAAAAAGACGACCTCACGGACTTTGAAAAGATCAAGACAAGCCTAGCCGAGTTCAAGACCCGTCTCAACTCTCAGGTAGCACCGAGGATATCGAGCATCGCCTCGGAGATGTACGCACGCATCACCAAAGGCAAGTACCAGCACATAGAGGTGAGCAACGACTTTGACTTCTTCATCTACGACGAGGGCAAAAAGTACCCGATCGAGCGATTTTCAGGCGGAGAGGTAGACCTCGCGAACCTAGTCCTGCGCATCGCCATCTCAAAGACCCTCACGGAACTCAGTGGTGCTTCAAGCGTAGAGTTTTTGGCATTTGACGAGGTGTTTGGAAGTCAGGACGAAAACAGACGGATGGAGATACTAGAAGCATTCCACACCATCAAAGAGCAATACCGACAAATATTTCTGATAAGCCACGAGATGGAGATAAAAGAGATGTTTGAGCGGATTGTGGAGTTGTGA
- a CDS encoding exonuclease SbcCD subunit D, whose translation MKIIHFSDTHLGFNDLDVLNDDNINQREADFYDAFSQVVEQIKEIKPDYIIHTGDLFHRSHPSNRAITFALEQFKIIDSLDIPFILIAGNHSTPRTNLSSPILKIFENFKNVYLSYEQAYKKVAFSDVLFHTLPHMNDETKALSQIELCEANIDKSKKNIMMMHCSVGAFYLMQEFGEWVYPSDKEYIFKMMDYVALGHWHGFGKVGKHENVYYSGSIERTSLGDKRNSKGFVLLTLKETLSVEYKEIAIRPIVQKEIDCEEYESSVSKLDTSDVKDALVEIRLTNLTALQSIDIQNSAIKELFPDALHVSVKREFKQGTNESTARDVEALSLEEFFLEHIKEDSKEKEFERLKHKVQELFAEYEEAADDTL comes from the coding sequence TTGAAGATCATACACTTTAGCGACACGCATCTGGGTTTTAACGACCTCGATGTCTTAAACGATGACAACATCAACCAAAGGGAAGCGGACTTTTACGACGCTTTCTCTCAGGTAGTAGAGCAGATCAAAGAGATAAAACCAGATTACATCATCCACACGGGCGACCTTTTTCACCGCTCACACCCGTCAAACCGCGCCATCACATTTGCACTTGAACAGTTTAAGATCATAGACTCTCTTGACATCCCCTTCATCCTTATAGCGGGAAACCACTCTACGCCCAGAACAAATCTAAGCTCACCCATACTCAAGATATTCGAGAACTTTAAAAACGTCTATCTTTCCTACGAGCAGGCATATAAAAAGGTGGCATTTAGCGATGTCCTCTTTCACACCCTGCCCCACATGAACGACGAGACAAAGGCTCTCTCGCAGATAGAACTCTGCGAAGCAAACATAGACAAAAGCAAAAAGAACATCATGATGATGCACTGCTCCGTGGGCGCATTTTACCTGATGCAGGAGTTTGGCGAGTGGGTCTACCCAAGTGATAAAGAGTACATCTTCAAGATGATGGACTACGTGGCTCTTGGTCACTGGCACGGTTTTGGAAAGGTCGGCAAACATGAGAACGTCTATTACAGCGGTTCGATCGAGCGCACAAGTCTGGGCGACAAACGCAACTCCAAAGGGTTTGTCCTTCTCACGTTAAAAGAGACTTTGTCGGTGGAATACAAAGAGATAGCCATCCGCCCCATAGTGCAAAAAGAGATAGACTGCGAGGAGTATGAAAGCTCCGTCTCAAAGCTCGACACAAGCGACGTCAAAGATGCGCTTGTGGAGATACGTCTTACAAACCTTACCGCGTTGCAGTCCATAGACATCCAAAACTCCGCCATAAAAGAACTATTTCCTGATGCCTTACATGTAAGCGTCAAACGGGAGTTTAAACAGGGAACAAACGAAAGCACTGCCCGTGATGTCGAAGCACTTTCTTTAGAAGAGTTTTTTCTCGAACACATCAAAGAGGATAGCAAAGAGAAGGAGTTTGAAAGACTTAAACACAAAGTCCAAGAGCTCTTTGCAGAGTATGAGGAGGCAGCAGATGATACTCTCTAG